A stretch of the Leptospira kirschneri serovar Cynopteri str. 3522 CT genome encodes the following:
- a CDS encoding lytic transglycosylase domain-containing protein — MKKFALTSLLVFIFGNIYANDDLKYLIKSYSLQKIHRIFQERHPGTESEVYALVRYHEEHPDGHHDKKFYYLVSILKGKLTSHPTRQDLLDILHSPLPSNSVITKLSLWKLYEEVSRRKLLNKIELIDFLKKLPRENDPLSQNAISEIFKIYYEAGMIRECLDFAKSFSNRERSEIFSPMIWYRYAKSLYKSGNTESAESIFYSILEDPSVLSSVKKFILEDLQVWKGNSFYSSLTSERAALFLPFLNSSEKRHLIASKDLEKVSFSKAEAFRNTARVILSYEPELLPDFFRRNSNLAKYNPDFTAVMSRELSNQNFSGKALDLLNESGVEKNDEVLYSYARAFKKQGNKDLYFKNLIDSLEKSPTNLIRQDELIDLLIGNHENFLGDAYWKDALRKIPDLPVKGRLVYWYLRFLKKNGRTEELNSWLKSYYKYIPGSYYTRVIREEFQEEISAFPLPSNPTSNKDSLFEYLSLTAGIPELSGKILGKDLDFAIQSAAFQLDGKIDSAHSKIRGNKILQSAKEYLEVGEMSYALSLVQKYKLQQGISDNEKDEILAALGEQTGTTYLTVFHTRSLMKKEKISDDVILLPSKLAARIYPRPHRGLVTSISQKLGIEEDIIYAIMRQESFFKENAVSVSNARGLMQIMGPTGKEIAKGMNLNSYSLFDPEVSIEMGARFLRYLVASHGNLQWASIAYNGGPGNLRKWKRNHYRGDFNHFLEELPLKEPRDYCRIVSSNYYNYQNLRKYKRL; from the coding sequence ATGAAAAAATTCGCCCTGACCAGCCTACTCGTCTTCATTTTCGGCAATATTTACGCAAACGATGATCTCAAATATCTGATCAAATCCTATAGTCTTCAAAAAATACATCGTATTTTTCAGGAACGACATCCCGGAACTGAATCCGAAGTTTATGCATTAGTTAGATACCACGAAGAACATCCAGACGGACATCACGATAAAAAATTCTACTATTTAGTTTCTATTCTCAAAGGCAAATTAACTTCTCATCCAACAAGACAAGATCTTCTGGATATTTTACATTCCCCCTTACCGTCTAACTCGGTGATTACGAAACTTTCTCTTTGGAAACTCTATGAGGAGGTTTCCCGCAGAAAACTCCTGAACAAAATAGAATTAATCGATTTTTTAAAAAAATTGCCGAGAGAAAACGATCCACTCAGTCAAAACGCAATTTCAGAAATTTTTAAGATCTATTACGAAGCCGGAATGATCCGAGAATGTCTGGACTTTGCCAAAAGTTTTTCCAATCGGGAACGATCCGAAATTTTTTCTCCTATGATTTGGTACCGTTATGCGAAATCTCTCTACAAATCAGGAAACACCGAAAGCGCAGAATCCATATTTTATTCCATTTTGGAAGATCCTTCCGTTCTTTCTTCGGTTAAAAAATTTATCTTGGAAGATCTTCAAGTCTGGAAAGGAAATTCTTTTTATTCCTCTCTTACTTCAGAAAGGGCTGCTTTGTTTCTTCCTTTTTTAAATTCTTCCGAAAAAAGACATCTGATCGCGTCTAAAGATCTTGAAAAAGTTTCTTTTTCTAAAGCGGAAGCGTTTCGTAATACTGCGAGAGTTATCCTTTCTTATGAACCGGAATTACTTCCCGATTTTTTTAGAAGAAATTCAAATTTAGCAAAATACAACCCAGATTTTACCGCGGTTATGTCGAGGGAACTTTCCAATCAGAATTTTTCGGGCAAGGCTCTGGATTTGTTAAACGAATCCGGAGTCGAAAAAAACGACGAGGTTCTTTATAGTTATGCCAGGGCTTTTAAAAAACAAGGAAACAAAGATCTATATTTCAAAAATCTAATAGATTCTTTAGAAAAAAGTCCCACAAATTTAATCCGACAAGACGAACTGATCGATCTTCTGATCGGCAATCACGAAAACTTTTTAGGCGACGCATATTGGAAAGACGCTCTCAGAAAAATTCCGGACCTTCCCGTCAAAGGAAGACTTGTATATTGGTATCTTAGATTCCTTAAAAAAAACGGTAGAACCGAAGAACTCAATTCTTGGCTTAAATCCTATTATAAATATATTCCTGGTTCTTATTATACAAGAGTCATTCGAGAAGAATTCCAAGAGGAAATTTCAGCGTTCCCTCTTCCTTCTAATCCTACCTCCAATAAGGATAGTTTATTTGAATATCTTTCTTTAACCGCAGGAATTCCTGAACTTTCCGGAAAAATTTTAGGAAAGGATTTAGACTTTGCCATTCAGTCCGCAGCGTTTCAGTTAGACGGTAAAATCGATTCCGCTCATTCTAAAATTAGAGGAAATAAAATTCTACAATCCGCAAAAGAATATTTAGAAGTAGGAGAGATGAGTTACGCACTTTCCTTAGTTCAAAAATACAAACTCCAACAAGGAATTAGTGACAACGAAAAGGATGAAATTTTAGCCGCACTTGGAGAACAAACCGGAACCACTTATCTCACCGTCTTTCATACTAGATCTCTGATGAAAAAAGAAAAAATCAGCGACGATGTGATTCTACTTCCCTCTAAACTTGCGGCTAGAATTTATCCTAGACCACATAGAGGACTTGTAACTTCCATTTCTCAAAAACTTGGAATCGAAGAAGACATCATCTACGCAATCATGCGCCAAGAATCTTTTTTTAAAGAGAACGCTGTTTCCGTTTCGAACGCAAGAGGTTTGATGCAGATCATGGGTCCTACTGGTAAAGAAATAGCCAAAGGAATGAATCTAAATTCTTACTCACTATTTGATCCTGAAGTTTCTATCGAAATGGGTGCACGATTTTTACGCTATCTTGTTGCTTCTCACGGAAACCTTCAATGGGCTTCGATCGCTTATAACGGAGGTCCTGGAAATCTTCGTAAATGGAAACGAAATCATTATCGTGGAGACTTCAATCATTTCTTAGAAGAACTCCCTCTCAAAGAACCTCGCGACTATTGTAGAATCGTTAGTTCTAACTACTACAACTATCAGAATTTACGAAAGTACAAAAGACTTTAA
- a CDS encoding citrate synthase, which yields MAEVAILKIDGKEYELPIVIGTEKEKAIDISKLRQQTGYVTLDNGYLNTGACTSAVTFLDGELGILRYRGIPIEQLAENSTFTEVAYLLIYGKIPSDSELKKWNDELTMHTLIHEDLKRLYNGFPKDGHPMAIMSSMIGSLSTYYQDSYDPENAEHRHISMIRLLAKFPTIAAFAYKKSIGQPTIHPLNSLDYCANFMNMMFSVPSEDYKIDPEIVKALNLLLILHADHEQNCSTSTVRLVGSSLANLYGAISAGICALWGPRHGGANQEVLEMLQEIQASGLPVKKIVEKAKDKNDSFRLSGFGHRVYKNFDPRAKIIKKACDSVLKRLGVQDSLLDIAKELEETALHDPYFVERKLYPNVDFYSGIIYRALGIPVNMFTVMFAMGRLPGWIAQWKEMIESPDMKIGRPRQIYTGSTETSYKEAKKKA from the coding sequence ATGGCAGAGGTAGCAATTCTGAAAATCGATGGGAAAGAATACGAACTCCCGATCGTAATAGGCACCGAAAAAGAAAAAGCAATCGATATTTCTAAACTCCGTCAACAGACCGGATATGTAACCTTGGACAACGGATATTTAAACACCGGAGCCTGCACAAGTGCGGTGACTTTTTTAGACGGAGAACTAGGTATCCTAAGATACAGAGGAATTCCGATCGAACAACTCGCCGAAAATTCCACATTCACCGAAGTCGCCTATTTATTGATATACGGAAAAATTCCTTCCGATTCAGAATTGAAAAAGTGGAACGACGAACTTACGATGCACACCTTAATCCACGAAGACCTGAAACGTCTTTACAACGGATTTCCAAAAGACGGTCACCCGATGGCGATCATGTCTTCTATGATCGGATCTCTTTCCACTTACTATCAAGATTCTTACGATCCGGAAAACGCGGAACACAGACATATTTCTATGATCCGTCTTCTCGCTAAGTTTCCTACAATCGCCGCATTCGCTTATAAAAAATCCATTGGACAACCTACGATCCATCCTTTGAACAGTTTGGACTATTGTGCGAACTTTATGAACATGATGTTCTCCGTTCCAAGCGAGGATTATAAAATCGATCCGGAAATTGTAAAAGCGTTGAACTTATTATTGATTCTTCATGCAGACCACGAACAAAACTGTTCCACGTCTACGGTGCGTTTGGTGGGATCTTCTCTCGCAAATTTATACGGAGCGATCTCTGCTGGAATTTGTGCTCTTTGGGGACCTAGACACGGAGGAGCCAATCAAGAAGTATTAGAAATGTTGCAAGAGATTCAAGCGAGCGGTTTGCCCGTGAAAAAGATCGTAGAAAAAGCAAAAGATAAAAACGACTCTTTCCGTCTTTCCGGATTCGGTCACAGGGTTTATAAAAATTTCGACCCACGCGCAAAGATCATCAAAAAAGCATGTGATTCCGTATTAAAAAGATTAGGCGTTCAAGATTCTTTATTAGATATTGCTAAAGAATTGGAAGAAACTGCTCTTCACGATCCTTATTTTGTGGAAAGAAAACTCTATCCAAACGTAGACTTTTATTCCGGAATCATCTACCGCGCTCTTGGGATTCCGGTCAATATGTTCACAGTGATGTTTGCTATGGGACGTCTTCCCGGTTGGATCGCTCAGTGGAAAGAAATGATAGAATCTCCGGATATGAAAATCGGTCGTCCAAGACAAATCTACACCGGTTCCACCGAAACTTCCTATAAAGAAGCCAAGAAAAAAGCCTGA
- a CDS encoding class I SAM-dependent rRNA methyltransferase, which translates to MNRKSEISIRRGHPWIFSGNLSSAASSFVNGQWLNLVSTTNTPLATGIYSTTGLVAIRVIQFLPSFSKEKMRENLIYALKKRNELRKITNAYRILHGENDFFPGVTIDRLNTTWVVRIYSSSLLVYGRWLVWNLFDLCKNSKLGEPQPKRILFDPPEKTGEDKIDFKKKDPADHSQTFTSSERLWRGKRQSTKNGINFTKEKTKHSVQKKIHHVEKYKIRETIRLYKINFPIELPGQKGGIFLDLRNLRKFLLEKKELSKNKNCLHLFSHTGLTSICMEVAGAASVLSVDGSQEALDSFQRVLSLNKNKGNCKHRFLRKNIFKELEEILQNKSFGMIVIDPPNLTPDAKSKSNALKSYSYLFANSLSSLEESGTIILCSCSGRIRSEELESLAKNILQSKGWKFERFISLKPEVDHPIRKNFPEGNYFKVHIYENCKKN; encoded by the coding sequence TTGAACCGGAAGAGCGAAATTTCCATCCGACGTGGACATCCCTGGATCTTCAGCGGCAATCTTTCTTCCGCAGCATCTTCCTTTGTCAATGGACAATGGTTGAATTTAGTATCAACAACTAACACTCCTTTGGCGACCGGAATTTATTCTACGACAGGCCTGGTGGCAATTCGGGTCATCCAATTTTTACCTTCTTTTTCAAAAGAAAAAATGAGAGAAAACTTAATTTACGCTCTCAAAAAAAGAAACGAACTTAGAAAAATCACAAACGCATATAGAATTTTACACGGAGAAAATGATTTTTTTCCGGGAGTTACAATCGATCGATTGAATACAACCTGGGTGGTTCGAATTTATTCTTCTTCTTTACTTGTATACGGAAGATGGTTGGTCTGGAATTTATTTGATCTATGCAAAAATTCTAAATTAGGAGAACCTCAACCAAAACGGATTTTATTTGATCCTCCCGAAAAAACCGGCGAAGATAAAATCGATTTCAAAAAAAAGGATCCGGCAGACCATTCCCAAACGTTTACTTCCTCCGAAAGATTATGGAGAGGAAAACGACAATCCACGAAAAACGGAATTAATTTTACAAAAGAAAAAACAAAACATTCCGTACAAAAGAAAATCCATCACGTAGAAAAATATAAAATCCGAGAAACGATCCGACTGTATAAAATAAACTTTCCGATCGAACTTCCAGGTCAAAAAGGAGGAATTTTTTTAGACCTTAGAAATCTACGTAAATTTCTTCTCGAAAAAAAAGAACTGAGCAAAAATAAAAACTGCCTTCATCTGTTTTCTCATACCGGACTTACTTCCATTTGTATGGAGGTCGCGGGTGCGGCTTCCGTTCTTTCCGTAGACGGTTCTCAAGAAGCGTTAGATTCCTTTCAAAGAGTTTTGAGTTTAAATAAAAACAAAGGAAATTGTAAACATAGATTTTTACGGAAAAATATCTTTAAAGAATTAGAAGAAATTCTACAAAACAAATCATTTGGAATGATCGTAATCGATCCACCTAATCTCACTCCGGATGCAAAATCTAAATCAAACGCTCTTAAATCCTATTCCTATCTTTTTGCAAATAGCCTTTCATCTTTGGAAGAATCGGGGACGATCATACTTTGTTCTTGTTCGGGAAGAATTCGATCAGAAGAATTAGAATCGCTCGCAAAAAACATTCTTCAATCGAAAGGATGGAAGTTTGAACGTTTTATAAGTTTAAAACCGGAAGTGGATCATCCGATCAGAAAAAATTTTCCGGAGGGAAATTACTTTAAGGTGCACATCTATGAAAATTGCAAAAAAAATTGA
- a CDS encoding class I SAM-dependent methyltransferase: protein MKIAKKIESSKTNPQKKSPSLEKFSKINQEVIESGSYKLIDSGDFRKLEQIGPYTIIRPSPVSAWPPTKPELWKNSHGEYVRSDKGGGSWHWHKKTDEEFYIRILEYSIKIKFTPFGHLGIFAEQLENWKKIRKLSSQLKKEDEVLNLFAYSGISTLAVLDGGASVCHLDSSKGMVDWARDNANVSGLAQKKVRWMVEDVLKFLKREIKRGKDYRGFILDPPTFGRGASGEIFKIEKDLPELMNLLMELCGNKPDFIVLTCHSTGFSPLALQRILDGRIRNKGSFHLGELSIPETSGRLYPAGSNCIYVSEKLSL from the coding sequence ATGAAAATTGCAAAAAAAATTGAATCATCAAAAACGAATCCGCAAAAAAAATCGCCTTCCCTAGAAAAATTTTCAAAAATAAACCAAGAAGTAATTGAGTCCGGTTCCTATAAATTAATCGACTCCGGAGATTTCCGAAAATTAGAACAGATCGGGCCTTATACGATCATCCGCCCTTCTCCCGTCTCCGCCTGGCCGCCCACAAAACCGGAACTATGGAAAAATTCACACGGGGAATACGTCCGCTCGGATAAAGGAGGAGGTTCCTGGCATTGGCACAAAAAAACAGATGAGGAATTTTATATTCGCATTTTAGAATATTCTATTAAAATAAAATTTACTCCGTTCGGTCATCTTGGAATTTTTGCCGAACAGTTGGAAAACTGGAAAAAAATCCGAAAACTTTCTTCTCAACTCAAAAAAGAAGACGAAGTTCTGAATCTATTCGCTTATTCCGGAATTTCCACCTTGGCAGTGTTAGACGGTGGAGCGTCCGTCTGTCACCTGGATTCTTCCAAAGGGATGGTGGACTGGGCAAGGGATAACGCAAACGTCTCTGGTCTTGCACAAAAAAAAGTCCGTTGGATGGTAGAAGACGTATTGAAATTTTTGAAACGGGAAATAAAACGAGGTAAAGACTATAGAGGTTTTATCTTGGACCCTCCTACGTTTGGAAGAGGTGCAAGCGGAGAAATATTCAAGATAGAAAAAGATCTTCCGGAACTTATGAATCTTCTAATGGAATTATGCGGAAACAAACCTGATTTTATAGTACTTACCTGTCACTCTACCGGATTTAGTCCTCTGGCTCTACAAAGAATTTTAGACGGAAGAATCCGCAACAAAGGAAGTTTTCACTTAGGAGAACTTTCCATTCCGGAAACAAGTGGAAGACTTTACCCCGCGGGTTCTAATTGTATTTATGTATCGGAGAAACTTTCGCTTTGA
- a CDS encoding RNA methyltransferase, which produces MYLCIGETFALNDIPFLEITSFSNEKLKTISNLKEKKHRETSGLFFIEGYREILRAQKSGKIKFQNLLFSPECFLGENEFALIRSIGAKNIKVPKKVFEKISYRDRPDGLIATAFFFETGLDNLQNKSNTFKNLKPILVIEGVEKPGNLGTILRTAEGAGFHTVLVADPKLDLFNPNVIRASTGALFTLEVYLGETKPIYEILKKNQYRTLAVTPEATKHYYNTDLKGKIALVFGSEQYGLSTYARNNSDEYVSLPMFGESDSLNLAMSAGIVMYEVIRQVSVL; this is translated from the coding sequence TTGTATTTATGTATCGGAGAAACTTTCGCTTTGAATGATATTCCATTTTTAGAAATTACCAGTTTTTCAAACGAAAAACTGAAGACGATTTCCAATCTCAAAGAAAAAAAACATAGAGAAACTTCGGGGCTTTTTTTTATAGAAGGGTATCGTGAAATTCTAAGAGCGCAAAAATCCGGAAAGATAAAATTCCAAAATCTACTTTTTTCTCCAGAATGTTTTTTAGGAGAAAACGAATTTGCACTTATCCGTTCGATCGGAGCCAAAAACATCAAAGTTCCTAAAAAAGTTTTTGAAAAAATTTCCTATAGAGACAGACCCGACGGGCTGATCGCAACCGCGTTTTTTTTTGAAACTGGATTAGACAACTTGCAAAACAAATCAAATACATTCAAAAATTTGAAACCGATTTTAGTGATCGAAGGCGTAGAAAAACCCGGAAATCTAGGAACGATCCTGAGAACCGCAGAAGGAGCTGGATTCCATACAGTACTTGTGGCCGATCCAAAGCTGGATCTTTTTAACCCCAATGTAATTCGTGCTTCTACAGGAGCCCTTTTTACTTTGGAAGTTTATCTGGGAGAAACAAAACCGATTTATGAAATTTTAAAAAAGAACCAGTATCGAACATTAGCCGTAACACCAGAAGCCACCAAACATTACTACAACACGGACTTAAAGGGTAAAATAGCGCTCGTTTTCGGATCGGAACAATACGGTCTTTCTACTTATGCAAGAAACAATTCCGACGAATACGTTTCACTTCCTATGTTCGGAGAATCGGATTCACTCAACTTAGCGATGTCGGCCGGAATCGTTATGTACGAAGTCATTAGACAAGTTTCCGTTTTATGA
- a CDS encoding arabinose kinase, with protein sequence MKITYYVSGHGFGHISRSMEIILHLLRSFPDLKIDLVTVREKFLETLSFSEEDTKNLGRLQVRKRVLDVGMIQKDSLSVDIVATESAIEEFDLQKSYIQISEIESCLDFGTELIISDSASLPFKIADKLKIPSLFIGNFTWDFIYSGYTKESSIFEKAARSIYEEYYHATFGLLLPFNCPANSLAEQKQIGLVGRKPFLNKNEAKEFFKLPKDKIHLLFSFGAYGVETSRFDWERFDPEKYTIVLSGTDFDLSQIPNKQKNGIVRLSNLHYPNLLTACDFVITKPGYGILSEAVYAQTPVLYTDRGNFPEVPYLHKSLNDEIRSSYISNEDLFSFQLDRSLQKVNVWKGKSSTLLERDGREDVKHAVAVFLKLI encoded by the coding sequence ATGAAAATCACTTATTACGTTAGCGGTCACGGATTTGGTCATATCAGCCGATCCATGGAGATTATTCTTCATTTACTTAGAAGTTTTCCAGATTTAAAAATCGATCTTGTAACCGTTCGAGAAAAATTCTTAGAAACTCTTTCTTTTTCGGAAGAGGATACCAAAAATCTAGGACGCCTGCAAGTTCGCAAAAGGGTCTTGGACGTAGGTATGATCCAAAAGGATTCTCTTTCCGTCGATATTGTCGCCACAGAATCAGCCATCGAAGAATTCGATTTACAAAAATCATATATTCAAATTTCTGAAATTGAGTCCTGTCTAGACTTTGGAACGGAACTAATCATTTCTGATTCGGCATCTCTTCCATTTAAAATCGCCGACAAACTCAAGATCCCGTCCCTATTTATAGGAAACTTCACCTGGGATTTTATCTATTCTGGTTATACAAAAGAATCTTCAATTTTTGAAAAAGCAGCTCGGTCAATCTACGAAGAATACTACCACGCCACATTCGGCCTACTTCTTCCTTTTAACTGTCCCGCAAATTCTTTAGCGGAACAAAAACAAATTGGCCTTGTGGGTCGAAAACCTTTTTTAAACAAAAATGAAGCTAAAGAATTTTTCAAACTTCCAAAAGATAAAATTCATCTTTTATTTTCGTTTGGAGCTTATGGAGTAGAAACGTCTCGATTTGACTGGGAAAGATTCGATCCAGAAAAATATACAATCGTACTTTCAGGAACAGATTTTGATCTATCACAAATTCCTAATAAACAAAAAAATGGGATTGTACGACTTTCCAATCTTCATTATCCGAATCTTTTAACCGCCTGCGATTTTGTGATTACAAAACCTGGCTACGGAATCTTAAGCGAAGCGGTATATGCCCAAACCCCGGTTCTTTACACGGATCGAGGTAATTTCCCCGAAGTTCCTTATCTTCACAAAAGTCTAAACGACGAAATTCGCTCTTCTTATATTTCTAACGAAGATTTATTTTCATTTCAATTGGATAGATCATTACAAAAAGTGAATGTGTGGAAAGGAAAATCTTCTACTCTTCTTGAAAGAGACGGGAGGGAAGACGTAAAACACGCAGTTGCAGTTTTTCTAAAATTGATTTAG
- a CDS encoding MBL fold metallo-hydrolase: MKHIFFLFILLFLFETCFPIDPERIRSSHFQNGKYHNIEEDVRLNKSFFSVLRWKILGPKDPPTVEGDLEKIPDVIPIKKEDLLAPEGKVRIVWFGHATVWIASNFHGKRMHILTDPIFTGVPPFVKRLTKLPIEPEDLPGVDVVVISHAHRDHLDIDSIQKIQKLFPEVTVHLPSGMGEFAKDEGLENVVIQEWWTITEYAGTKIHFLPAKHWSRMGLTDMNQYHWGSYAFEFENIRIYFGGDTGFSKHFSEIGKRFTQGFSATILPIGAFKPRWFMEPAHIGPKEALEASSILRSSLILPVHWGTFALGDDLPSEAPLYLKKLHSEKKDKLPALRVWTMGEIVDL; the protein is encoded by the coding sequence ATGAAACATATCTTCTTCTTGTTTATTCTATTATTTCTTTTTGAAACCTGTTTTCCAATCGATCCGGAGAGAATTCGTTCTTCTCATTTTCAGAATGGAAAGTATCATAATATTGAAGAAGATGTAAGATTGAATAAGAGTTTCTTTTCGGTCCTACGTTGGAAAATTTTAGGACCTAAAGATCCGCCCACGGTAGAAGGAGATTTGGAAAAAATTCCGGACGTAATCCCTATAAAAAAAGAGGATTTACTGGCTCCTGAAGGTAAAGTAAGAATTGTCTGGTTCGGACATGCCACCGTATGGATCGCTTCTAATTTTCACGGTAAAAGAATGCACATCCTTACAGATCCGATATTTACGGGAGTCCCTCCTTTTGTTAAGCGACTTACTAAACTTCCGATCGAACCAGAAGATCTTCCTGGGGTGGATGTTGTGGTGATTAGCCACGCACACAGAGATCACTTAGATATAGATTCGATTCAAAAAATACAAAAGTTATTTCCGGAAGTTACGGTTCATCTTCCTTCTGGAATGGGTGAATTTGCAAAGGACGAAGGACTTGAAAATGTGGTAATACAAGAGTGGTGGACGATCACAGAATACGCGGGAACCAAAATTCATTTTCTTCCCGCAAAACACTGGAGCAGAATGGGACTTACCGATATGAATCAATATCATTGGGGAAGTTATGCATTCGAATTTGAGAATATTAGAATATACTTTGGTGGTGATACCGGTTTTTCAAAACACTTTTCGGAAATTGGAAAACGTTTTACTCAGGGATTTTCTGCGACCATACTTCCCATCGGAGCGTTTAAACCTAGATGGTTTATGGAACCGGCTCATATAGGACCGAAGGAAGCATTGGAGGCGAGTTCTATTCTTCGCTCTTCTTTAATTCTTCCGGTTCATTGGGGAACGTTTGCGCTTGGAGATGACCTTCCTTCGGAAGCTCCACTTTATCTTAAAAAATTACATTCTGAAAAAAAAGATAAGTTACCGGCTCTGCGAGTTTGGACGATGGGTGAAATTGTAGATTTATGA
- a CDS encoding DUF5063 domain-containing protein: MSIIVDSSTSHLPEIKSFVEAVRQYCKIIESIDNQKELCIFLRQVAASIAYLYTCVFDLPEISLQYKFTKVISKSGEYEKSLSSLLGSYNFYNISLAPLDLTQPELAIGALSDDLGELYSDLKSALDCFDRRELSYVEHSLWSWKFGFETHWGEHLTNALQHIHFLLFDQYV; the protein is encoded by the coding sequence ATGAGCATTATTGTAGATTCATCAACCAGTCATCTTCCTGAAATTAAAAGTTTCGTTGAAGCAGTCAGGCAGTATTGTAAAATCATTGAATCGATTGATAATCAAAAAGAATTGTGTATTTTTTTGCGTCAGGTTGCGGCGTCAATTGCTTATCTCTATACTTGTGTGTTCGATCTTCCAGAAATTTCACTGCAATACAAATTTACCAAAGTCATTTCTAAATCTGGCGAATATGAAAAGTCCTTATCATCTTTACTCGGTAGTTACAATTTTTATAATATATCTTTGGCACCTTTAGATTTGACTCAACCTGAGTTAGCAATAGGTGCCCTATCTGATGATTTAGGTGAACTTTATTCTGACCTGAAAAGTGCTTTAGATTGTTTTGATAGGAGAGAACTCTCTTATGTAGAACATTCTTTATGGAGTTGGAAATTTGGTTTCGAAACCCATTGGGGTGAACATCTTACAAATGCTTTGCAACATATTCATTTTCTTCTTTTTGATCAATATGTTTAA
- a CDS encoding TM2 domain-containing protein gives MNDNISKGIDEVFCSSCGSVIKKAAEICPKCGVRQKGNVSDNWLITFLLCLFLGVLGVHRFYTGKIGTGILMLITGGGCGIWALIDLIMILLGNYKDSQGNPITRN, from the coding sequence TTGAACGATAACATTTCCAAAGGTATAGATGAGGTTTTTTGTAGTTCCTGTGGTTCGGTTATAAAAAAAGCCGCCGAAATTTGTCCTAAATGTGGAGTCCGTCAAAAGGGAAACGTATCCGACAACTGGTTAATTACATTTCTATTATGTTTATTTTTAGGAGTGTTAGGTGTACATAGGTTTTATACAGGTAAGATCGGCACCGGAATTCTTATGTTAATCACGGGCGGCGGTTGTGGAATTTGGGCCTTAATCGATTTGATTATGATCCTACTTGGAAATTATAAAGATTCCCAAGGCAATCCAATTACAAGAAACTAA
- a CDS encoding DUF2752 domain-containing protein, with protein MLKFQKKTKLALVSFGTFIFYNIPPKYMNGNYTVCLFKLILKRECFGCGTVRGFWCILHLRFEEALRFNQIIFITFSLFVFCILYWTFNMDFRKLKRNLLGI; from the coding sequence ATGCTAAAATTTCAAAAAAAGACTAAACTCGCATTAGTTTCCTTTGGAACTTTTATATTTTATAATATTCCTCCCAAATATATGAACGGTAATTATACCGTTTGTCTTTTTAAGCTCATATTAAAACGAGAATGTTTTGGCTGTGGCACTGTCAGAGGTTTTTGGTGTATTTTACATTTACGATTTGAAGAAGCGCTTCGATTCAATCAGATAATTTTTATTACATTTTCTCTATTTGTCTTTTGTATTCTATATTGGACATTTAATATGGATTTCCGTAAATTAAAAAGAAATCTTCTGGGGATTTAA